A window from Megalobrama amblycephala isolate DHTTF-2021 linkage group LG9, ASM1881202v1, whole genome shotgun sequence encodes these proteins:
- the fabp10b gene encoding fatty acid-binding protein, liver, producing the protein MDFSGSWKLCEQENAEAFLRAISVPEIYIKMMKEVKPLTTIQQNGDEFSICVKTPLRSNTNTFTIGTEAEFNTMDGNKIKATARLVDGKIVIESDKFTHVREIQGEEMIETLTAGSATLIRRSRRV; encoded by the exons ATGGACTTCAGTGGAAGCTGGAAACTGTGTGAACAGGAGAATGCAGAGGCGTTCCTCAGAGCCATCT CAGTTCCAGAGATTTACATTAAAATGATGAAAGAAGTGAAACCTCTGACAACGATTCAGCAAAACGGAGATGAATTCAGCATCTGTGTGAAAACTCCCCTCAGGAGCAACACAAACACCTTCACCATCGGCACCGAGGCCGAGTTCAACACCATGGACGGCAATAAGATCAAG GCAACAGCTCGACTCGTCGATGGAAAGATTGTGATTGAATCGGATAAATTCACACACGTGAGGGAGATCCAGGGCGAGGAGATGATCGAG ACACTCACAGCTGGAAGTGCGACTCTCATCCGGAGGAGCCGGCGCGTTTAA